The Nocardia sp. NBC_01503 sequence AGATTGCCCTGTTGACATCGCGCCTGGCGATGGCCAAACTCATCGGCGGTACCAGCGGTACCGAGTTTCAGAACCGCCAGTACGAGACGGGGGCGTTCGCACCCCGATCGGAAGGATCCCGATGACGGGCCAGCTCGAACACCCCGGCACTCCCCAGCAGAGCACACCTGCCCGCACTCCCGCACCGGAGCGTGGTTACACCGTGCGAAACGGCGATATCGAAATCGCGGTCTTCGAATACGGTGACCGCGACGCGGAACCCCTTGTGCTGGTGCATGGTTGGCCGGACACCCATCACCTGTGGGACGGCGTCATCCCACTGCTCGCCGACAGGTTCCGCGTCATCGCCTATGACACACGCGGTTACGGGCAATCCACGGTGCCCGATACGGTGGCGGCCTTCCGGCTCGAAGAACTCGCGAAGGATTTCTTCGCGGTGATCGACGCCGTCAGCCCGGGGCGTCCGGTCCAGGTGATCGCCCACGACTGGGGTTCGGTGCAGGTGTGGGAGGCGATCTGCGAGCCCGGCGCGGAGGAACGCGTGCGATCGTTCACCTCGATCTCCGGCCCGAATCTCGACCACCTCGCCACCTGGATGCGCGCGGGCCTGTCCCGGCCGACGCCCCGGAACGCGTGGGGCCCGATCACCCAGATGATCTCCTCGGCCTACACCGGGTTCTTCATGATTCCGCTGCTGCCGGCACTGTTCTTCCGCCTCTTCGGCGGCGCGCGGAGCTGGCGACTGTTCCTGCGCGTGGTCGAGGGCATTCCCGCCGAACGGGTGCACCTGGCCCCGACCCTGCGCCGGGACATGGTCTCCGGCCTGCGCTTCTATCGCGCCAATATCCTTGCGCGCCTCAGCTCTCCGCGGGAACGCCGCACCAAGGTGCCGGTGCAGCTGCTGGTGAACTCCCGTGACATAGCGGTGCGCCCGGCCGGCTTCGACCGCACCGGCGAATGGGTGGAAACGCTTGTCCGCCGCGACCTTTCGCACGGCCACTGGCTGCCGTTCGCCAATCCCGAAGTCATCGCGCGCGCCGGGACCGAATTCATCTACGCCTGCGCTATCAGCTGAAAAGAGTTCCAGCATGGACGATTTCGATCTCGTCATCACCAACGGCACCTGGTTCGACGGTACCGGTGCGCCTGCCCTGCGCCGCACCCTCGGCATCCGGGACGGCGTGGTCGCGCAGATATCGGCGGAACCGCTGCCGATCGGCCCGCGCACCGAGGTCATCGATGCCGACGGCAAATGGGTATTGCCCGGCTTCGTCGACGTACACACCCACTACGACGCCGAGCTGCTGGTCAAACCCGAACTGCCGGAATCGCTTCGGCACGGGGTGACCACCGCGTTCATCGGCAATTGCTCGCTCTCGACGGTGCTCGCGGACAATGACGACTGCGCCGACCTCTTCAGTCGCGTGGAAGCCGTACCGCGCGAAGCGGTGTCGCGGGTACTCGGCGAGCACCGCACCTGGAGCGGCCCCGCCGAATACGCCAAAGCCCTCGACGAGATGCCGCTGGGGCCGAATATCGCCGCCTTCCTCGGACATTCGGACCTGCGCACGCATGTGCTGGGCCTGGACCGCGCCGTCACCCGCGACACCAAACCCTCCGCCGCGGAGATCGAGCGGATGCGACAGCTGCTCGGCGAGGCCGTCGACGCGGGTTTCCTCGGCCTGTCCTCCATGTCGAACAAGCTCGACAAGATCGACGGCACCGAATACCGATCCCGCTCACTGCCTTCGACCTACACCCGGGGCAGGGAGGTGCGGGCGCTGAACCAGGTACTGCGCCGCAACGGCCGGGTACTGCAGAGTGCGCCCACCATCAATCTGCGCCCCAATATCTACAAGTACTTCTGGGCCAGTTCGGGTCTCGCCGGTCGCCGAAAACTGCGCACCTCGTTGCTCTCGGCCGCCGATTCCAAGGCGTACCCGCCGCTGGTGTACTTCATGCTCTGGGCCGCGCCACTGCTGAATCGCTTCGCGCGCACCGACTTTCGCTGGCAGCATCTGCCGGTGCCGTTCACGGTGTATGCCGACGGCATCGATCTGGTGGTATTCGAGGAGTTCGGCGCGGGTGCGGCCGCGTTGCACCTGAAAGACGAGGTGGAGCGCAATGAACTGCTGCGGGACCAGGGGTACCGGCGTTGGTTCCGCAAGAACTACGATGACAAATTCAGCCCGCGCATCTGGCACCGGGACTTCTTCGACGCCGAGATCGTCTGCTGCCCCGACGCTTCGGTGATCGGCAAGACCATCGGGCAGGTCGGCAAGGAACGCGGACTGCATCCCGTGGACGCCTACCTCGATATGGTGGTCGAATACGGGCCGCGGCTGCGCTGGCGCACCACCATCGCCAATGACCGGCCGAAGTACCTGAACAAGCTGGCCGCCAATACCGGCGTGCAGATGGGGTTCGGCGACGCGGGCGCGCACCTGCGGAATATGGCCTTCTACAACTATCACCTGCGCCTGCTCGAAAGAGTCCTGCGCGCGCGGGAGAACGGGAAGCCGTTCCTGAGCCTGGAACGCGCGGTGCACCGTCTGACCGGCGAACTGGCCGACTGGTATCGGATCGACGCCGGTCATCTGCGCCAGGGCGACCGGGCCGATATCGTCATCGTCGACCCCGCCGGACTCGATACCGCGGTGCACGGGCTGCACGAGAGCCCCATGCCCGAATTCGGACTCGACCGCATGGTGAATCGCAATGACCGCGCCGTGGTAGCCACCATCGTCAACGGCCGCACCGTGTACCGCCACGGCGACTTCGCCGCCGGACTCGGAAGCTCTTGGGGCCCAGGACAATTCCTGCGCGCCGGAGAGTCTTCTCGCCGGGACCGACGACTCGCGCGGTCCGCCCGCCCCTGATATCGCCCGCCCGCCCCACCCGGAGCCGAATCCATGCCACAACACGACAGAGTTCCCACCGAACCCGGCGAGGTCGCCATCGCGGCCCGCAATGTCACCTTCGACTGGGCCGACACCCCGCTGCACTGGATGCCGGACGAGCCCGTCGCCTCGATGGTGATCAACGCGTTCAATCTGCTGCTGCCCGAAGGCGAACGGATGTTCTGCCGCACCTTCAACGAGGCGCTGCCACTGGTACGCGATGAGAAGCTGCGCGAGGAGATGATCGGATTCATCGGCCAGGAATCCATGCATGCCGAAACCCACAATCAGGTCCTGGAAGAGGTGCTGCGCGTCCACGGCATCGATATCGGCCCCTACCAGGAGCAGATGGAGTTCCTCTTCCGCCGTCTACTCGGCCCCGACGAGAGCGCGAACCCCATCGCGCGGCATCAGCGACTGCTGGAGCGGCTCAATGTGATCGCCGTACTCGAGCATTTCTTCGCCTGGCTGGGTGTCTGGGTGCTGAACGCGGATCTGGAGCGGCATCGGGCCGACCCGCGGATGGCCGATCTGTTCCGTTGGCACGGCGCGGAGGAGGTCGAGCACCGCAATGTCGCACATGACGTCGCCGCCTACTTCCGTATCGGCTATCTGCGCCGGACCCTGCCGATCGTGCTGGCCTTCCCGATCTTTCTGCTGCTGATGCTGCGCGGCGCGAAATTCCTCATTCGGCAGGACCCGAACCTGCCGAACCTCGGCCACTTCCGGCTTACCGTGCGCATTCTCGGTGCCATGTGGCGCGGCGCGCTGCCCGGCGTTCCCTCCCTGCTCTGGGGCATGCTGAGCATGTTCAACCCCTGGTACAGCCCGTCGAATATGGGATCCACCGCCCAGGCGGTCGCCTATCTGGCCACCTCCCCGGCCACCAGGCGGGCAGCGTGAGCGCCCAGCCGATCCCGGCCCCGCTCTACGGCGGCCGCGAACGCGATCGGTTCATGGGAGCGCTCTCGGGCATCGTGCGGACCCGGATCGGATGGGCCGAACGCGTACATCGCAGGTCGCCTCCGGCGCCGGAGAACGACCGCCGGATCGACCTCGTGATCACCGACCGCTCGATCGTGGCCCACGATCAGGATGTGGTCGCGCTGCGTTTGGCCGCACCCGACGGCGGGGTGCTGCCGCGCTGGTGGCCGGGCGCGCACCTGGATGTCGAACTGCCGTCCGGGCGGCTGCGGCAATACTCGCTCTGCGGCGATCCGTCCGACCGGACCGCGTATCGGATTGCGGTGCGCCGCATTCCGGATGGCGGCGGCGGATCGCTCGAGGTGCACGAAGCACTGGGACCGGGCACGCGGATCACCGTGCGCGGACCGCGCAATGCCTTCCCCTTCGTACCGCGCGGCATCGGAAGCCCGGCCACCCGTGTGCATTTCGTCGCCGGGGGCATCGGCATCACGCCGATTCTGCCCATGGCGCGAATGGCGCAGCGGGCCGGCATCGACTGGACGCTCAGCTACACCGGGCGCAGCCTGGACGCCCTGCCGTTCCTGTCCGAGCTGACCGCACTGGGCGATCGAGTGACGGTGCGGACCGACGACACCCACGGAATACCGGACGCGACGGCACTTCTCGCGGGTATCGGCTCGGGGACCGCGATCTACTGTTGCGGACCGGCGCCCATGACGCAGGCCATTGTCGAGGCGCTGCGGGACCGCCCCGATATCGCCCTGTTCACCGAGCGCTTCTCCGCCCCGCCGGTGGTGGAGGGCATCGCGTTCGAGGTCGAGCTGGCGCGTACCGGCGAGGTGATCACCGTCCCCGCCGACCGCACCATCCTCGACGCGGTACTCGAAGCCCGTCCCGCGGCGGCGTATTCGTGTCGGCAGGGCTTCTGCCGCACCTGCCGGGTCCGGGTGCTCGACGGGCAGGCCGATCACCGCGACACCGCCCTCACCCCGGACGAACGCTCGGACGGCGAGCTACTGATCTGCGTATCACGTTGTGCGGGTGAACGTCTCGTACTCGACCTCTGACGACACCGGGCCCGCAGTCGCACATCCCGCGCTCTCGGATCGACCGTGCACCCAACGGCGCACGTCCGGCAAGGTGTTCGCCTCGCGCCCCATCCGAGCTTGCGCCGCGATGTCTCCGCATCGCTAGCCGGACGGTCGCTCGCCGTGCGGTCGAGGATTTGACGACCGTGTGGGACCGTCACCAGCGAAGTTTCGGAATTGGCAATAAACCTGGTCTGATATGCCGATTTTGGGTGTTTCGTGGCGCAAACTATCGCGAAAGTGCCGCTACTATTCAGCCTCGGTTGAGATCTTTCATTGGTTTGCCAGGTCGATTCTCGGCCTCGGCCGAACATTTTGCGTGCGGCTTTTCGAACACGAGGTGAAGCGAGCGCGCGGATCGGAATCCGATGTGCTCTCTCGTACGGCCCGCGGCACGAAGACGTCCTTCGAACAGGACCATCGACCGTTTCGCGGTGACGACCCCGATGCTGACGGTCTGCGCGATCGCCGCGGTCGCGGTCCTGGTGTGGCATGTTTTCGCGCTGCCGATGAGCAACCCGTACTACGGAATCTTCAGCTGCGATCTGGATCTTCAGGTCTACCGTGCGGGTGGACAGGCGCTGCTGGAACGGAGTCCGCTCTATCGCGGGCCGATCGTGTGGGAAATGGAGTTCACCTACACGCCGTTCGCGGCGCTGGTCTTCGTACCCCTGGCGCTGGTCGGGGTGATGACGGCCAAGGTGCTCTGGTGGATCGCGATCCTGGTCGCCCTGGTCGCCCTGGTCGCCCGGTGCCTGCTTGTGCTGCGTTATGAGAACACCGCTCGCACCTGGGTTTTCGCGACCCTGCTCGCCATGGTGTGCACCGCGCTGGAGCCGGTGCGCTCGACCATCTGGCTCGGGCAGATCAATGTCTTTCTCGTCCTGCTGATCGTATGGGATCTGACGCGCCCGGCCGATGCCCGGCTACGCGGGATAGGTGTCGGACTCGCGGCCGGGATCAAGCTGACGCCCGCGTTCTTTCTGCTGTACCTGGCGTGCACCCGGCAGTGGCGCACCCTCGGTATCGCGACCGCGACCTTCGCGGCCACCATCGGGATCGGATTCCTGACCCGGCCGCGTGACGCCTGGACCTACTGGGGTGCGCAGGTCACCACCTCCGGGCGGGTGGGCGCGGTCGATTCACCCGGCAATC is a genomic window containing:
- a CDS encoding metal-dependent hydrolase, whose protein sequence is MPQHDRVPTEPGEVAIAARNVTFDWADTPLHWMPDEPVASMVINAFNLLLPEGERMFCRTFNEALPLVRDEKLREEMIGFIGQESMHAETHNQVLEEVLRVHGIDIGPYQEQMEFLFRRLLGPDESANPIARHQRLLERLNVIAVLEHFFAWLGVWVLNADLERHRADPRMADLFRWHGAEEVEHRNVAHDVAAYFRIGYLRRTLPIVLAFPIFLLLMLRGAKFLIRQDPNLPNLGHFRLTVRILGAMWRGALPGVPSLLWGMLSMFNPWYSPSNMGSTAQAVAYLATSPATRRAA
- a CDS encoding PDR/VanB family oxidoreductase; amino-acid sequence: MGALSGIVRTRIGWAERVHRRSPPAPENDRRIDLVITDRSIVAHDQDVVALRLAAPDGGVLPRWWPGAHLDVELPSGRLRQYSLCGDPSDRTAYRIAVRRIPDGGGGSLEVHEALGPGTRITVRGPRNAFPFVPRGIGSPATRVHFVAGGIGITPILPMARMAQRAGIDWTLSYTGRSLDALPFLSELTALGDRVTVRTDDTHGIPDATALLAGIGSGTAIYCCGPAPMTQAIVEALRDRPDIALFTERFSAPPVVEGIAFEVELARTGEVITVPADRTILDAVLEARPAAAYSCRQGFCRTCRVRVLDGQADHRDTALTPDERSDGELLICVSRCAGERLVLDL
- a CDS encoding alpha/beta fold hydrolase, producing MTGQLEHPGTPQQSTPARTPAPERGYTVRNGDIEIAVFEYGDRDAEPLVLVHGWPDTHHLWDGVIPLLADRFRVIAYDTRGYGQSTVPDTVAAFRLEELAKDFFAVIDAVSPGRPVQVIAHDWGSVQVWEAICEPGAEERVRSFTSISGPNLDHLATWMRAGLSRPTPRNAWGPITQMISSAYTGFFMIPLLPALFFRLFGGARSWRLFLRVVEGIPAERVHLAPTLRRDMVSGLRFYRANILARLSSPRERRTKVPVQLLVNSRDIAVRPAGFDRTGEWVETLVRRDLSHGHWLPFANPEVIARAGTEFIYACAIS
- a CDS encoding glycosyltransferase 87 family protein, whose protein sequence is MTTPMLTVCAIAAVAVLVWHVFALPMSNPYYGIFSCDLDLQVYRAGGQALLERSPLYRGPIVWEMEFTYTPFAALVFVPLALVGVMTAKVLWWIAILVALVALVARCLLVLRYENTARTWVFATLLAMVCTALEPVRSTIWLGQINVFLVLLIVWDLTRPADARLRGIGVGLAAGIKLTPAFFLLYLACTRQWRTLGIATATFAATIGIGFLTRPRDAWTYWGAQVTTSGRVGAVDSPGNQSINGSVAQLLRFLDADGFRIGTVYTPPMWMWLAAAIPVIALGLYAATLAYRSGHVLLAITVAGMTSACASPFSWGHHWVWFMPLFILAIHHVRTAVDPGRWVPLAVVLSVSFCWWWNYPDRPPLAESPHPIGIGLFMLPRDDIPDWWSYIAVPVYAACYPMLLIATAIYVITRRRDLPAHPDAEPGSHRAFGTVDLDSREPLLERSCK
- a CDS encoding N-acyl-D-amino-acid deacylase family protein, giving the protein MDDFDLVITNGTWFDGTGAPALRRTLGIRDGVVAQISAEPLPIGPRTEVIDADGKWVLPGFVDVHTHYDAELLVKPELPESLRHGVTTAFIGNCSLSTVLADNDDCADLFSRVEAVPREAVSRVLGEHRTWSGPAEYAKALDEMPLGPNIAAFLGHSDLRTHVLGLDRAVTRDTKPSAAEIERMRQLLGEAVDAGFLGLSSMSNKLDKIDGTEYRSRSLPSTYTRGREVRALNQVLRRNGRVLQSAPTINLRPNIYKYFWASSGLAGRRKLRTSLLSAADSKAYPPLVYFMLWAAPLLNRFARTDFRWQHLPVPFTVYADGIDLVVFEEFGAGAAALHLKDEVERNELLRDQGYRRWFRKNYDDKFSPRIWHRDFFDAEIVCCPDASVIGKTIGQVGKERGLHPVDAYLDMVVEYGPRLRWRTTIANDRPKYLNKLAANTGVQMGFGDAGAHLRNMAFYNYHLRLLERVLRARENGKPFLSLERAVHRLTGELADWYRIDAGHLRQGDRADIVIVDPAGLDTAVHGLHESPMPEFGLDRMVNRNDRAVVATIVNGRTVYRHGDFAAGLGSSWGPGQFLRAGESSRRDRRLARSARP